A genome region from Nitrospirota bacterium includes the following:
- the hisB gene encoding imidazoleglycerol-phosphate dehydratase HisB yields MRKALIKRKTKETNISLDLNLDGRGSYSINTSIPFLDHMLSLMCKHGLFDIKLKAKGDIDIDDHHTVEDIGIVLGKALKQAVGDMKGIARYGQASVPMDEALASVSIDISGRPYFVYKVEFPKKSKLKDFDPDLIEDFLQAFVSNSSITLHVNALYGRNIHHIIEAIFKGLGRALREAVSVNRKIKSIPTTKGMI; encoded by the coding sequence ATGAGAAAGGCATTGATTAAGAGAAAGACAAAAGAAACAAATATCTCCCTGGACTTGAATCTTGACGGCAGGGGAAGTTATTCAATAAACACCTCTATCCCGTTTCTGGACCATATGCTTTCCCTGATGTGTAAACACGGGCTGTTTGATATTAAACTGAAAGCAAAAGGCGATATAGATATTGACGACCATCACACTGTGGAAGACATCGGGATAGTGCTCGGCAAGGCCCTCAAACAGGCAGTCGGAGACATGAAAGGAATAGCGAGATACGGACAGGCATCTGTGCCTATGGATGAAGCTCTCGCCTCGGTAAGCATTGATATCAGCGGAAGGCCCTATTTTGTTTATAAAGTTGAATTCCCGAAAAAAAGCAAACTGAAGGACTTTGACCCTGACCTTATAGAAGACTTCCTTCAGGCTTTCGTAAGTAACAGCAGCATAACGCTCCATGTCAACGCTCTTTACGGAAGGAACATACATCATATTATTGAAGCAATTTTTAAAGGGCTTGGCAGGGCGCTCAGAGAAGCAGTCTCAGTAAATCGGAAAATTAAAAGCATCCCCACTACAAAGGGCATGATATAG
- a CDS encoding HAD-IA family hydrolase — protein MPLLSKIPLNEIKYVLLDMDGTLLDKYFDDYFWEHLVPEKYAEKHDMTFGKAKEELFKKYKHHEGTLNWTDIDFWSRELNLDIPALKEQIRHMIEVHPHVEDFLKMLKKQKKKIFLVTNAHYKVLDLKFKKTELGKYFDAAITSFEMGYPKEMLEFWKKAENKLGFEKEKTLFVDDTEEVLKTARKYGLKHIIHKAKANSKIKPKLSKDFMHIFDFSELM, from the coding sequence ATGCCACTGCTCTCTAAAATCCCCCTCAATGAGATTAAATATGTCCTCCTTGATATGGACGGGACTCTTCTTGATAAATATTTTGATGATTACTTCTGGGAGCATCTTGTACCTGAGAAATATGCTGAAAAACATGACATGACATTCGGCAAAGCTAAGGAAGAACTTTTTAAGAAATATAAACATCACGAAGGCACATTGAACTGGACAGACATAGATTTCTGGTCCAGAGAGCTTAACCTTGACATCCCTGCCCTCAAAGAACAGATACGGCACATGATAGAGGTTCACCCGCATGTAGAGGATTTTCTGAAGATGCTGAAAAAACAGAAAAAGAAAATATTTCTTGTTACAAATGCACATTATAAAGTTTTGGATTTAAAATTTAAGAAAACTGAACTCGGCAAATATTTTGATGCAGCAATTACATCTTTTGAAATGGGCTATCCAAAAGAGATGCTTGAATTCTGGAAAAAGGCTGAAAATAAGCTTGGATTTGAGAAGGAAAAGACACTCTTCGTTGATGACACAGAGGAGGTACTGAAAACAGCCAGGAAATACGGGCTAAAACACATCATTCACAAGGCAAAGGCTAATTCAAAAATCAAGCCAAAACTGTCAAAGGATTTTATGCATATTTTTGATTTTAGCGAATTGATGTGA
- the nadB gene encoding L-aspartate oxidase produces MDIETVDFLIIGSGVAGLRAAIELAPHGNVLVATKDMPKESSTEYAQGGIAVALSDEDKVGIHFEDTLKAGDGLCNEDAVKILVEEGPERILELISWGAEFDKEGTKLDFAIEGAHSRKRVLHARGDSTGKELERVLLNKVRSFPSVKKYPFAFTVDLIIKNDECCGAYILKDRKMTAIIAKATILCTGGAGQIFARTTNPMVATGDGMAIAFRAGAQLEDMEFIQFHPTSLYSQYAPQFLLSEAMRGEGAILRNINKEHFMKNYHRDAELAPRDIVSRAIISEMVKTESSYVYLDMTHLEKDFVRKRFPQIYSTCLRYNVDITNEPIPVSPAAHYIMGGVRTDINGVTSIKRLYAAGEVACTGVHGANRLASNSLLEGLVYGARTGKAALEFGVQSPRATRPHSGGLAEESRGESSEFRVSDYPHTYHTIPEHDEIRMTLRKLMWDRVGIIRCGESLEEARKKLSEWAFILDKVFYTRRELELKNMLTVAMMITEAASLRKGSVGAHYRSDFPEKGQDWQKHIALSREDDRIKYSLA; encoded by the coding sequence ATGGACATAGAAACCGTTGATTTTCTAATTATTGGAAGCGGGGTGGCTGGACTGAGGGCTGCGATAGAGCTTGCGCCCCACGGGAACGTCCTTGTCGCAACAAAAGATATGCCCAAAGAAAGCAGCACAGAATATGCTCAGGGAGGCATAGCTGTTGCGCTGAGCGATGAAGATAAAGTCGGGATACATTTTGAAGATACGCTAAAGGCCGGTGACGGCCTCTGCAACGAGGACGCGGTAAAGATTCTCGTTGAGGAAGGCCCTGAAAGGATTCTTGAGCTTATTTCATGGGGCGCTGAATTTGACAAGGAAGGGACAAAACTTGATTTTGCGATAGAAGGAGCTCATTCAAGGAAAAGAGTCCTGCACGCCAGAGGCGATTCAACGGGCAAGGAACTGGAGCGCGTGCTTCTAAACAAAGTGCGTTCTTTTCCGTCGGTAAAAAAATATCCTTTTGCATTTACAGTTGACCTGATCATAAAAAACGATGAATGCTGTGGAGCATATATTCTGAAGGACAGGAAAATGACTGCAATCATTGCAAAGGCAACCATCCTTTGTACAGGAGGCGCAGGACAGATATTTGCAAGAACAACCAACCCCATGGTGGCAACAGGAGACGGCATGGCAATAGCCTTCCGTGCAGGCGCTCAGCTTGAAGATATGGAATTTATTCAGTTTCATCCCACAAGCCTCTACTCTCAGTATGCCCCGCAGTTTCTGCTCAGCGAGGCAATGAGAGGTGAAGGGGCGATTTTAAGGAATATAAACAAAGAACATTTTATGAAAAATTATCACCGCGATGCGGAACTTGCGCCGAGAGACATTGTATCAAGGGCAATAATCTCAGAGATGGTTAAAACTGAAAGCAGCTATGTGTATCTTGACATGACCCATCTCGAAAAAGATTTTGTCAGAAAACGGTTCCCTCAGATTTATTCTACATGCCTTCGATACAATGTAGACATAACAAACGAGCCGATACCTGTATCCCCGGCTGCCCATTACATCATGGGAGGAGTAAGAACTGACATCAACGGTGTTACAAGCATAAAAAGACTCTATGCGGCAGGCGAAGTAGCATGCACAGGCGTGCACGGCGCAAACAGGCTTGCAAGCAACAGCCTGCTTGAAGGGCTTGTCTACGGTGCGCGTACAGGAAAGGCAGCGCTTGAGTTCGGAGTTCAGTCGCCCCGGGCGACTCGTCCGCACTCGGGCGGACTCGCCGAGGAGAGCCGAGGCGAGAGTTCGGAGTTCAGAGTTTCAGACTATCCGCATACATATCACACCATCCCGGAACACGATGAAATAAGAATGACACTGAGAAAGCTCATGTGGGACAGGGTTGGAATAATAAGATGCGGCGAGTCTCTTGAAGAGGCGAGAAAAAAACTTTCAGAATGGGCATTCATACTTGACAAGGTCTTTTACACAAGGCGTGAACTTGAATTGAAAAACATGCTTACAGTTGCAATGATGATCACTGAGGCCGCCTCTCTCAGAAAAGGAAGCGTGGGAGCGCATTACAGGTCTGATTTCCCGGAAAAGGGCCAAGACTGGCAGAAACATATTGCACTGTCCAGAGAAGATGATAGAATAAAATATAGCTTGGCATAA
- the pyk gene encoding pyruvate kinase: protein MNTSKTKIVCTIGPASSSRETIRSLIRNGMDVARLNFSHGDHATYKKITGLIRAESGNLKKAVAILQDLQGIKIRVGLVSNGSVELKKGTEIFLHSGNDVSNDKHIFISYPALRKDIKTGDRILFDDGLIQANVTGKTRDGLRVKIVEGGVLKNKKGVNLPHVKTTLPSFTDKDKNDLSFGLTIGVDYAALSFVRSASDVRVVKEWLKKRHTSLPLIAKIEKPEAIDDIDSILDEADGIMIARGDLGVEISPEEVPIIQKMLISKANEKGKLVITATQMLESMTEHLRPTRAEATDVANAVIDGSDALMLSAETATGKYPVNAVKMMARIIRYTESQSLARHDYSGFAMLFSDFSGAVAEAACTAAGDIHAKAIVAFTQSGFTARLVSKFRPEVPIIGVTPHDNVKRRMSLYWGVTPMLISHVSNTDNMIQKVEKLLIASKIAKKGDNIVITAGSPLMKRGTTNLMKLHKIS from the coding sequence ATGAATACCAGTAAAACCAAGATTGTCTGCACAATAGGCCCGGCTTCATCAAGCCGTGAGACAATACGCTCTCTTATAAGAAACGGAATGGATGTTGCAAGATTAAATTTCTCTCACGGCGACCATGCTACTTACAAAAAGATTACAGGACTTATAAGGGCTGAATCCGGAAACCTTAAAAAAGCAGTAGCAATCCTGCAGGACCTGCAGGGCATAAAGATCAGGGTCGGGCTTGTCAGCAACGGTTCAGTAGAGCTTAAAAAAGGCACAGAGATATTTCTGCACAGCGGCAACGATGTCAGCAATGACAAGCACATATTCATTTCATATCCTGCGTTAAGAAAAGACATAAAGACAGGCGACAGGATACTCTTTGATGACGGTTTGATTCAGGCAAATGTAACAGGCAAAACCCGCGACGGATTAAGAGTGAAAATTGTTGAGGGAGGTGTTTTAAAGAATAAAAAAGGAGTCAATCTCCCTCATGTAAAAACAACCTTGCCGTCCTTCACAGATAAAGATAAAAACGACCTCAGCTTTGGATTAACAATCGGTGTTGATTATGCAGCGCTGTCATTTGTAAGAAGCGCAAGTGACGTAAGAGTTGTGAAGGAATGGCTAAAAAAAAGACACACATCGCTGCCTCTCATAGCAAAGATTGAAAAGCCTGAGGCTATTGATGATATTGACAGCATACTTGATGAGGCAGACGGAATAATGATTGCAAGGGGAGACCTCGGAGTTGAGATATCGCCTGAAGAGGTTCCAATAATACAGAAGATGCTTATCAGCAAAGCCAATGAAAAAGGAAAGCTTGTAATAACAGCAACACAGATGCTTGAGTCAATGACAGAACATTTAAGGCCGACAAGGGCAGAGGCAACAGATGTTGCAAACGCTGTCATAGACGGAAGTGATGCGCTTATGCTCTCCGCAGAGACAGCGACAGGGAAATATCCTGTAAATGCAGTAAAGATGATGGCCAGGATTATAAGATATACAGAATCCCAATCCTTAGCCAGACATGATTATTCCGGCTTTGCCATGCTCTTCTCTGATTTTTCAGGCGCTGTTGCCGAAGCGGCATGCACTGCAGCCGGGGATATTCACGCAAAGGCCATAGTTGCATTCACTCAATCGGGATTTACTGCAAGGCTTGTATCCAAGTTCAGGCCTGAAGTGCCGATAATAGGCGTTACTCCTCATGACAATGTTAAGCGAAGGATGTCTCTTTACTGGGGAGTTACGCCGATGCTCATATCTCATGTATCTAACACGGATAATATGATTCAGAAGGTTGAAAAATTACTGATTGCCTCCAAGATAGCAAAAAAAGGTGATAATATAGTCATAACCGCAGGCTCGCCACTCATGAAACGCGGTACAACAAATCTTATGAAGCTGCACAAAATTTCGTAG
- a CDS encoding sigma-54-dependent Fis family transcriptional regulator → MFIVDDEEGIRESLSGILEDDGYDVLTADSGEEAVKILRETSPDLIFLDIWLTGMDGIKTLQEIKAMKPDVPVIMISGHGSIELAVKATQIGAYDFLEKPLSLERVLLVSKRAIEKRTLERENITLRENLTKKWKLVGESQKIRDLREQIEMAARSNSRVLIFGESGTGKEVAARLLHEKSPRAGKPFIEVNCAAIPQELIESELFGHEKGSFTGAFEKKNGKFELADGGTLFLDEIGDMSLQTQAKVLRVIETQEFQRVGGNKNINVDVRIIAATNKDLREEVKKGSFREDLFFRLNVIPLFVPPLRERKEDIPLLVEYFLDSLAAEYGKPPRKILPEALKYLQSYGWPGNVRELKNVIERLVIMTPSNIIDARNLFIPVEHDGSDYFQYKTLKDARDAFEKDYITKKLEENNWNISRTAEILDVERSNLHRKIKAYEIKVP, encoded by the coding sequence ATTTTTATAGTGGACGATGAAGAAGGAATAAGAGAAAGCCTGTCAGGCATACTGGAAGATGATGGTTATGATGTTTTAACTGCAGACTCAGGGGAGGAAGCAGTAAAGATACTCAGGGAGACTTCCCCTGATCTTATTTTTCTGGATATATGGCTTACCGGCATGGATGGAATTAAAACACTGCAGGAGATAAAGGCGATGAAGCCCGATGTCCCGGTAATAATGATATCAGGGCACGGCAGTATTGAACTTGCAGTGAAAGCCACACAAATAGGCGCATATGATTTTCTTGAAAAACCGCTTTCTCTCGAAAGGGTGCTTCTTGTGTCAAAGAGGGCGATTGAAAAGAGGACGCTTGAGAGAGAGAACATTACACTTCGGGAGAATCTGACAAAAAAATGGAAGCTTGTAGGTGAATCACAGAAAATAAGAGATTTGCGGGAACAGATAGAGATGGCTGCACGGAGCAACAGCCGTGTTCTGATATTCGGAGAAAGCGGTACCGGCAAAGAAGTTGCTGCAAGACTCCTGCATGAAAAAAGCCCGAGGGCCGGGAAGCCTTTTATTGAGGTAAATTGCGCTGCCATTCCGCAGGAACTCATAGAGAGCGAGCTTTTCGGGCATGAGAAGGGCTCTTTCACAGGCGCATTTGAAAAAAAGAACGGAAAATTTGAACTTGCTGACGGAGGGACATTATTTCTTGACGAGATAGGCGACATGTCACTTCAGACTCAGGCAAAGGTTCTGCGCGTAATTGAGACTCAGGAGTTTCAGCGGGTAGGGGGAAACAAGAATATAAATGTTGACGTCAGGATAATTGCAGCCACTAATAAAGACCTCAGGGAAGAAGTAAAGAAGGGCAGTTTCAGAGAAGACCTTTTCTTCAGGCTGAATGTTATCCCTCTGTTTGTTCCGCCTTTGAGGGAAAGAAAAGAGGACATACCGCTTCTTGTTGAATACTTTCTTGATTCTCTTGCGGCAGAATACGGCAAGCCTCCCAGAAAGATACTGCCCGAGGCCTTGAAATATCTGCAGTCATACGGCTGGCCCGGAAATGTCAGAGAACTTAAGAATGTCATAGAGAGGCTTGTTATAATGACGCCTTCAAATATAATAGACGCCAGGAATCTCTTTATCCCGGTTGAACACGACGGCTCCGACTATTTCCAATACAAAACGCTTAAGGATGCGAGAGACGCCTTTGAGAAGGACTATATCACGAAGAAACTCGAGGAAAATAACTGGAATATATCAAGGACGGCGGAGATTCTGGATGTGGAAAGAAGCAACCTGCACCGCAAGATTAAGGCTTATGAAATAAAAGTCCCTTGA
- a CDS encoding HAMP domain-containing protein yields the protein MKNLRNGLLFLGFFIFIIAALAIELHYIRLETVSFLTIVILLVLLNLNIIALLTLIFFVGKSLIKLYIERKQKILGYKFKTKIVVIFVVLTSIPAALLFFVASGLVTNYIDKFLTPQFRQPLTSSLNVAKSVYEMERQRAMEFARAVVSGEKSASGYRTIRMNKNPENPTETIKAAFDGKEGTEVISGESGDTIRAAVPEYSQGKMTGIIIIETTLPKDIAVNVEKVKSAYEDYLNMESWKVPLKMNYLLILAFFTLIVVFMALWVALRIAKGITDPIQSLAQATEEVASGNLDVRLNLRREDEIGLLINSFNHMVSGLKEGKETLQKAYVKSDRERLWMENILANINSGVVFLDVHGRILTINVAACSILNVTVQNVINKNYKELTAIIASEELNALISGIIIKDLKSIEKDVRVTVGDKRLILRVFVTTLRDKASTPIGLLVVFDDLTDVIKAQKAIAWEEVARRIAHEIKNPLTPIKLSTERMMKKWEQKDKDFDQIFERSTRTIVNEVDSLKRLVDEFSRFGKMPEIKKRPTSLASIINEALELFKDYKGFNIKVVLPLPDDVPPVEMDGEQFKRVMINIFDNAFQAMGNSGNIELKVHMDKAANRVFMDIADDGPGMKEDDKDKIFLPYFSTKKDGTGLGLAIANKIVMEHRGYIRVRDNNPKGTIFTIELPIRDI from the coding sequence ATGAAAAATCTTAGAAACGGACTGCTATTCTTAGGTTTTTTTATTTTTATAATTGCCGCTTTAGCGATTGAGCTGCATTACATCAGGCTTGAAACGGTGTCGTTTTTGACAATAGTAATCCTTCTGGTTCTTCTGAACCTGAATATAATTGCGCTTCTGACCCTGATATTTTTTGTCGGCAAGAGCCTTATAAAGCTCTACATAGAGAGAAAACAGAAAATTCTTGGTTATAAATTCAAGACAAAGATTGTCGTAATATTTGTTGTGCTTACGTCCATACCTGCGGCGCTTTTATTCTTTGTGGCAAGCGGGCTTGTTACAAATTACATAGACAAATTTCTGACCCCCCAGTTCAGGCAGCCTCTTACCAGTTCACTTAATGTTGCTAAGTCTGTTTATGAGATGGAAAGGCAGAGGGCTATGGAATTTGCAAGGGCAGTTGTGTCAGGTGAAAAGTCTGCTTCGGGCTACAGGACAATTCGTATGAACAAAAACCCTGAAAATCCTACGGAGACGATTAAGGCTGCATTTGACGGGAAAGAGGGGACAGAGGTCATATCCGGCGAAAGTGGAGATACCATAAGGGCAGCCGTTCCGGAATATTCCCAAGGGAAAATGACAGGCATTATAATTATTGAAACCACTCTGCCAAAAGATATTGCGGTCAATGTTGAAAAGGTAAAAAGCGCATACGAAGACTATTTGAACATGGAATCATGGAAAGTGCCCTTGAAGATGAACTACCTTTTAATCCTTGCCTTCTTTACGTTGATTGTAGTGTTCATGGCCCTCTGGGTGGCGCTGAGGATTGCAAAAGGGATTACGGACCCTATACAGAGCCTTGCTCAGGCCACAGAGGAAGTTGCATCAGGAAATCTTGATGTCCGCCTTAATCTCAGAAGGGAAGATGAGATAGGGCTGCTGATAAATTCTTTCAACCATATGGTGTCCGGATTGAAGGAAGGGAAAGAGACGCTCCAGAAGGCTTATGTGAAATCCGACAGGGAAAGGCTCTGGATGGAGAACATACTTGCGAATATTAATTCCGGTGTTGTGTTCCTTGATGTGCACGGCAGGATACTGACAATCAACGTTGCTGCATGCTCTATATTGAATGTAACAGTTCAAAACGTGATTAATAAAAACTACAAGGAACTGACGGCAATAATTGCATCGGAAGAGCTTAATGCTCTTATCAGCGGGATAATAATTAAAGACCTCAAAAGCATAGAGAAAGATGTAAGGGTGACAGTCGGAGACAAAAGGCTTATACTGAGGGTCTTTGTTACCACTCTCAGGGATAAGGCATCAACGCCGATAGGGTTGTTAGTAGTCTTTGACGATCTTACTGATGTCATAAAAGCTCAAAAGGCAATTGCATGGGAAGAAGTTGCAAGGAGAATAGCGCATGAGATAAAGAATCCGCTTACGCCTATAAAGCTTTCAACAGAAAGAATGATGAAGAAGTGGGAGCAGAAGGATAAGGATTTCGACCAGATATTTGAACGCTCCACAAGGACCATAGTGAATGAGGTTGACAGCCTTAAGAGGCTTGTTGATGAGTTCTCAAGATTTGGCAAGATGCCTGAGATAAAAAAGAGGCCGACAAGTCTTGCAAGTATAATAAATGAGGCGCTGGAACTCTTTAAGGATTATAAGGGATTTAATATAAAAGTGGTACTGCCGCTGCCGGACGATGTGCCGCCTGTTGAAATGGATGGAGAGCAGTTCAAGCGGGTGATGATTAATATTTTTGACAATGCATTTCAGGCGATGGGGAATAGTGGTAATATAGAACTTAAAGTGCATATGGATAAGGCGGCAAACAGGGTTTTTATGGACATTGCGGACGACGGTCCCGGAATGAAGGAAGATGATAAAGACAAAATATTTCTTCCTTATTTCTCTACAAAAAAGGACGGCACAGGGCTGGGACTGGCTATTGCAAACAAAATTGTTATGGAACACAGGGGATATATCAGGGTAAGAGACAATAACCCTAAGGGCACAATCTTTACTATAGAACTGCCAATAAGAGATATATAG
- a CDS encoding DUF4390 domain-containing protein, producing MRINFFRGDVKAKLIDRRWQVAFCFLFFLGCLLFSPSIARCAEIIGPETKIVNNEIYVTTGLILDEKQLKDLKNGIAKEITFYIDLFRAWNMWPDEFVLGKHIVKTLRVDPIKKEYVATSSDGMTVIEKRFNELDSLLRWSLNSGDMKLTNTRELEPADYFVRITVESRLRKLPPVISYLFFFVPEKEFTKVKDSSKFSVGQGK from the coding sequence ATGAGAATAAATTTTTTCAGAGGAGATGTCAAGGCTAAATTGATAGACAGGAGATGGCAGGTTGCTTTTTGTTTTTTATTTTTTTTGGGGTGTTTGTTGTTTTCCCCTTCTATAGCAAGGTGCGCTGAGATAATCGGTCCGGAAACGAAGATCGTAAACAACGAAATATATGTTACAACAGGGCTTATCCTTGATGAAAAACAACTGAAGGATCTGAAAAACGGGATAGCAAAAGAGATTACATTTTATATAGACCTGTTCAGGGCTTGGAATATGTGGCCTGATGAGTTTGTTCTGGGAAAGCATATAGTTAAAACGCTGCGGGTTGATCCAATCAAGAAGGAGTATGTGGCGACATCATCAGACGGTATGACAGTAATAGAAAAACGGTTCAATGAACTCGATTCATTGTTAAGGTGGTCATTAAATAGCGGGGATATGAAGCTTACAAATACAAGAGAACTCGAGCCGGCCGACTATTTTGTCCGAATAACAGTGGAGTCCAGATTAAGAAAGCTCCCTCCTGTTATAAGTTATCTGTTTTTCTTTGTGCCGGAAAAGGAATTCACCAAAGTCAAGGACTCTTCAAAATTCAGTGTGGGGCAGGGGAAATGA
- a CDS encoding adenosine-specific kinase gives MELKIIKIDIPENCNVIIGQTHFIKTAEDLYEIVVTTVPHSNFGIAFAEASGPCLIRTEGNDNGLIDACIKNLQALGAGHVFCILMRGAYPINVLSQIKNCPEVCSIFCATANPVEVVVAALSHGNGVLGVVDGLGPKGIETPEDKAHRKEFLRKIGYKL, from the coding sequence ATGGAACTTAAAATTATAAAGATAGACATTCCCGAAAACTGCAATGTCATAATAGGACAGACACATTTTATAAAAACAGCGGAAGACCTTTATGAGATTGTAGTGACAACCGTTCCGCATTCAAATTTCGGAATCGCATTCGCTGAGGCATCAGGCCCGTGCCTGATAAGGACAGAGGGTAACGACAACGGGCTTATAGATGCCTGCATCAAAAACCTTCAGGCGCTTGGCGCCGGACATGTATTCTGCATACTAATGCGCGGAGCCTATCCTATAAATGTGCTCAGCCAGATTAAAAACTGTCCTGAAGTATGCAGCATATTCTGTGCAACGGCAAATCCCGTTGAAGTTGTTGTAGCCGCTCTATCCCACGGAAACGGGGTACTGGGAGTCGTTGACGGTTTAGGGCCGAAAGGCATAGAGACGCCTGAAGATAAGGCTCACAGAAAAGAATTTCTAAGAAAGATCGGATACAAACTGTAA
- a CDS encoding TusE/DsrC/DsvC family sulfur relay protein yields the protein MPTMEFQGKQIEVDDDGYIINLDDWSKELAVQVASQDGVTLTEAHWEVINFLRDYYKQYQIAPMIKILVKEIGKAMGPEKGNTKYLYELYPGGPAKQACKYAGLPKPTGCV from the coding sequence ATGCCAACGATGGAATTTCAGGGGAAACAGATTGAGGTTGATGATGACGGATATATTATTAATCTTGACGACTGGAGTAAGGAACTTGCCGTACAAGTGGCGTCACAGGACGGTGTTACACTGACAGAGGCTCACTGGGAAGTAATTAACTTCCTCAGAGACTACTACAAGCAGTATCAGATTGCGCCCATGATAAAGATTCTCGTTAAAGAGATCGGAAAGGCTATGGGGCCTGAAAAAGGCAACACAAAGTACCTTTACGAACTTTATCCGGGCGGGCCTGCAAAGCAGGCATGTAAGTATGCAGGGCTTCCAAAACCAACAGGTTGCGTATAA
- a CDS encoding RsbRD N-terminal domain-containing protein encodes MRLNSLLADKKASILEKWFDVIIETYPPDTASFLKNRNNRFANPTGSTISQGIEDIFDELLRGLNKEKTSQFLDDIVRIRAVQDFTPSQALSFIFPLKRIIREELAAEIAGNHLSDEILSLESEIDGLALSAFDIYMKCREKIYDIKANEVKRSTFRLMQMANLINDTNGEEPDLAGNINLKIKRGEVKK; translated from the coding sequence ATGAGACTGAACAGCCTCTTAGCAGATAAAAAGGCTTCCATTCTGGAGAAATGGTTTGATGTAATAATAGAGACATACCCTCCTGACACCGCAAGTTTTTTAAAGAATCGAAATAACAGATTTGCCAATCCGACAGGGTCAACCATCTCTCAGGGGATAGAAGATATATTTGATGAACTCCTCAGAGGCCTCAATAAGGAAAAGACTTCTCAGTTCCTTGATGACATTGTGAGAATAAGGGCAGTTCAGGATTTCACACCCTCTCAGGCGCTCTCTTTTATCTTCCCCTTGAAGAGAATCATCAGAGAAGAACTCGCCGCTGAAATAGCCGGGAACCATCTTTCGGATGAAATCCTCTCCCTTGAATCTGAAATCGACGGCCTCGCACTTTCAGCATTTGATATTTACATGAAGTGCAGGGAAAAGATTTACGACATAAAGGCTAATGAAGTTAAAAGGAGCACCTTCAGGCTCATGCAAATGGCTAACCTGATAAATGACACTAATGGAGAGGAACCTGATCTCGCAGGAAATATTAATCTAAAAATAAAAAGAGGAGAGGTAAAGAAATGA
- the dsrM gene encoding sulfate reduction electron transfer complex DsrMKJOP subunit DsrM, whose protein sequence is MRILFSFFAVIALVLSAYAGVKIANLQFLFGVVIPYIAIAIFILGFIYRVLKWGSSPVPFRIPTTCGQQESLPWIKQSKIENPSSAAGVVIRMALEVLLFRSLFRNLKTQLKEGRLVYGEAKWLWLAGLAFHWSFLIIFVRHFRLFLQDTPSFIKTIEGLDSFLQVGVPLLYMTDVVLLGAVTYLFLRRVFIPQIKYISLAADYFPLFLILGIAASGVLMRYFYKVHIVGVKELAMGLVSLNPVIPQSIGVIFYIHLFLISILLAYFPLSKLMHMAGVFLSPTRNMVNNSRIARHINPWNYPVHVHTYEEYENDFREKMKKAGIPVEKE, encoded by the coding sequence ATGAGAATCCTATTTTCCTTCTTTGCTGTTATCGCGCTTGTTCTGTCTGCCTACGCAGGGGTGAAAATAGCAAACCTTCAATTCCTTTTTGGAGTTGTCATCCCCTATATTGCAATCGCAATATTTATTCTGGGATTCATCTACCGCGTGCTGAAATGGGGAAGCTCTCCTGTGCCGTTCCGCATACCTACAACCTGCGGACAACAGGAATCCCTGCCGTGGATAAAACAGAGCAAGATTGAAAACCCGTCAAGCGCCGCAGGCGTCGTCATCAGGATGGCGCTTGAAGTGCTGTTATTCCGCTCACTCTTCAGAAACTTAAAGACACAACTCAAGGAAGGCAGACTTGTATATGGGGAGGCTAAATGGCTCTGGCTGGCAGGTTTGGCGTTTCACTGGTCATTCCTGATTATTTTTGTCAGGCACTTCAGATTATTTCTACAGGATACCCCTTCCTTTATAAAAACGATTGAGGGGCTTGATAGTTTTCTGCAGGTGGGTGTTCCCCTGCTTTACATGACAGATGTCGTTCTTCTCGGGGCTGTAACATATCTGTTTCTCAGGAGAGTTTTCATACCACAGATAAAATACATATCTCTCGCTGCCGACTACTTCCCGCTTTTTCTGATACTTGGGATAGCCGCATCAGGCGTGTTGATGAGATATTTCTACAAGGTGCATATTGTGGGCGTGAAAGAACTCGCTATGGGGCTTGTAAGCTTAAACCCTGTGATACCCCAGAGTATCGGCGTAATTTTTTATATCCACCTTTTTTTGATAAGCATATTGCTTGCCTACTTCCCGTTAAGCAAGCTCATGCATATGGCCGGGGTCTTCCTCAGCCCTACAAGAAATATGGTGAACAACAGCCGTATAGCAAGACATATAAATCCATGGAATTATCCGGTGCATGTCCACACATATGAGGAATATGAGAATGATTTCAGGGAAAAAATGAAAAAAGCCGGAATACCTGTAGAAAAGGAGTGA